The DNA window TTTCAGTCTTCTATCATGTATCGCGTTAGACGTGGAGTAAAGATGGTAAAGGCCGTAATGATTTcataaacattacatttacatttgacattttgttcATTCCTGAGACGCTTTCATGGAAAGCAACAGTCCCTTTAGATCCCTATAGTGTTTACTGGCTCTGTCATCTGCTATGAACAACCGATGATTACGTTCCCTGTTGATAGAAGGGAACAGGTTTCAGCACAATACCCTGGTCATGTCATGGTGGTCATTGGTACGAATCAACGCAGTGTGAAATCATGAGCGATTTTCACCAGGGCAGTACATGCTTTGTACCACCAGATGGCAGCAGTGATGCAGTTTTGACTGAGGACGTATTTTCCAGTGTAAACTGTCACCGAGGAGCCAAAACATCATGCCCACCTGCCCAGTATGCAGTTGGTCCTCTGTGAGCCGCCAAAACAGCACCAGAAGCGAGGACTCGAAGGACTCCACAAAGGTGCCCTGTGGTATTTGACATCAAAACACTAGCAGCAGATCCTTCAAGTCCTGGAAGTCGCGAGGTGGAGTCAGAATTGTTTGCCCAGTACATCCCACATATTTCCATTTCATTTAATTCATCAGATGCTTTCAGCTTAAACAACAGATGTCTACTAGTTACATTCCTAAAGTGCTTTCTGGCTCTTTCATCTGCTAAAAACAAGAGAGAACAGGTTTCAGCACAATATCCTGGCCGTGTCTTGTTACAAATCCTTGCGTGTCGTCATGAGAAAGTGTGATTTTTCAGGTTACCTGTGACCACAAAGCAGTATATGTTTTGCACCACCAATGGCAGCAGTGATGCAGCTCTGACTGAAGATGCCACCCTCTGAAGCACGGACTCGACAAGACCCCTGAAGGTGTCCTGTGGTGTTTAAcagctggagcccccccaaaaaagtttcATTAGACCCCCACCCTTTTTTCTTCATATTTATATCTAAATGTGtgaatttaaaaggatattttcaaatatttattctgggggaacatgcccccagactcccctagttttgctgggtcacaggaaaaataaaaggttttatctaggggcttagcccccccaaaagtgggaacctagattcaccCCTGGTGTCTAATACTAAATATTAGCAGTAAAACCTTCAAGTTCTGTAACATGTGAGGTGGAGCTGCAGTGGATCGGACTGGACTGGTCCAGTACATCCCACAGATGCTCAATGGGATTGAGATCTGGGGAATTTGAAGGCCAGGGCATGTCCCTGAACACTTCATCATGCTCCTCAAACCATCCCCAAACACTGTGCAGTGTGGCAGCCGGGCACATGATCTTGCTGAAAGAGGCCACTGCTGTCAGGGAAGACCATTTCCATGAGGAGGTTTACCTGATCTGCCATGATATTTAGGTAGATGGTCCATGTCAAATTGACATCCACCTGGATCCAGGGTTTCCTAGCAGAACATTGCCCAGAACATCAcactccctccactggcttgtCTCTTTCCCATAGTGCTTCCTGGTGCCACACCACTTCTGGCCTTTCTCCTGCTTCCAACACGCTGACTATGAGAACTGATTTTACACCAATCTAATCTACCAAGACCCTGACATATTCCCTTGGAGTCGGAGATGATCAACGTTGCTAACTTCACCTGTGAGGGATCATGATGTTTTGGCTTGTCAGTTAACATCTCGTATAGCAAATTTGATCAAAATGGACATCAAGTTAAATTAGTTATGGTAGATCTCCAATTCCCTCAACTACACTACTGACTAGTGAACTGTTAACCCATGGATCTCCCAGCTCTAAGAAGCAGGCAAATCTATTAGTCTATCAGACACAGCTGCTAACGCTCACGCATTGGCCCTGAGACACGCATTCACACGCTCACAACCCCGATCTACCTGTTGAGACACTCGTGATCGACTAGTTATGCTTTCAGAGACGGTGAGGGAGTTCAAGAGGGGGGTTCTGTCTGTGGAATTTTCGAAATGTTGTCATATTTGCGATGCTACTTCAGAAGCCATCCCAGGCGCATTAGCCTATACCCACATTTCCCCTGCCTCGGGTAGGCGTATGTTAtgagcatttatttatttatctataatttttttgataatgaaataaccatataacacaaatggtataagagcaattaatcgttgttttgatccatatcctttatgctggtatagagggggagagatgtgcAATGATTGGAGGTGTTATAATTTGTGTTATAATAACACAAGAAGACAGcaacaacatttatttttttagcagtgctatgtatgtaggcctactatCTTGACCACACAGCAGCATGTTCTTTGAAGAAGACACttgtgatgggaagttcggatcattttacggactcagttctttgaatctcgttcattAATTTCTAAAACACTcaaccccattctctgaatcaaatgttcagtggccTAAACCCATTTTTCGAATTTGTCGTCGACACTATTTTGGTAAAACTCTTACCACATTCTCATTCGCTAAAAACATTTCGccctgtgatgcacttgtgctgcaaaatggtaaacatgggcggcaaacagtaaacacatctacaacacagttgtcatctgtaaaacacaatgattGTTCAATGaatgtcagctttcaccgtggtgtccGTATACGAGAATAGTTAAACATCAACCAGCATATTCCTCTGTAAATGTTAATGTTTGCCTTCCAGCATACAGCCCctttctcaacccaattgaagattttttttctctgcaTAGCGGTAGAAGGTCTATGACTGAAACCTACCAGGGTACATTTCCTTcaggcaatggaattggcctgtgctaacataggtgtggagtgttttattggctggatccagcctataaAGAGGGTTTTTTCTTAGTTATtttcaaatgtacagtatttgtatagcccttttatgtcacagagggcttcacatatgcccatagaactgcccctcagccaaattCGAGCTTCAAGGATGACAAGGAAAAattcccagaaaaactcacttgaGGAGAAAGAAATTACAAGAACCTTGGGAtcagcaattcagtgagggatcccctcctccagagacggttggcaaAGAGAGGTGTACAGGCTAAAGTCATAGGCTACATCAGGAacgtgtcaatgggtgttgaaacaccaaattCCAGTGTTTCGAAATCAAAAATCAATCTTTATGAATATACTgtgtaaacataaacaaattattctttacatgtaactacatgccctggatgctgtgttctcaatttttgtgtgttttgtctgatGATTGCTCCatggtgtttatatattgatttgctATGTTTAGGATCTGACAGCATTGTtggattttgagcacaggttttGGTTTAGGGGCAAGTGTTTGATTTagccagaagagtcagaggttttggaaatgtAGTTTGAAGAAATGgttgtgtgtttacagttttgagaaaaggggtgactgtttcaataaatgtgttttaacaacgagttattcgttcatttcaacggagGGGGGGTTGCTCAACAACTGATAGGCTAACAATTCCCTAGCCTGAATACGTCCACTATTGCTAACATATACATATAAactggaaaaaataaaaaaaattctgcTTACAAAGCATCATGACACTGTATGATTTGAAATGAttcattatcacactagcatttaattatcacgccACACAATTATACCGCACTGAACTGTAAGTAAAGTTACAAAAAAACTTGCAAAAATGACCAAAATAATAAAACCTGTGATCAATCAAATCAAAGATTGATGCAACCTGTAATCAAAGAACGAATTTCATTCACGTTTGATGAAAACAACtcctctctgttttcttttcgGAGCGTTTGTATATTCATcacatgaaaaatgatccaaagactcgtaggcTACCCCCACCTAAATGACCGCTTTCAGCTATGTTGTccgttttaatgaagtgcattgaggcaatttATTTTGAACACACGGACCTAGAACACTCTTTCGCACATGGCCATCATAATACAatttgggggggacacatcccagTTTTATCCATTAGGTGGAGCGTTTGCTCTAGATTTTTTAGCTTGGCACACGATAGAACAATAGGTATGCCTAGGCTTCAATTAGGATAAGGGTCGATTGGGACACCAGGCTTGCGGAAGTAGCCTATTATCGATTGAATTAACTATGTCTATGGACAAGTTATGCAAAATGATTTGGTCTCACAATCTCTTCAAATGATAGGCAATAATCAAAGGGTGTCATTATCGAACCAGCATATTCCACCACCCCGAGACCATCCGATATCTGAGTTTTATTGAACCATGAGGTAAGCAATGTCAAGTTTTCAAAATTCCTAGAAATTGGTGTTTGTcatgtttaaatataattttaaaagGGTTTCTTTTATTTTCAGTAGGCATATTTACAAGTCAGTTTTAAAGTTTATCATCGTTGCTCCAGTGCTTCTTTTCTTGGCATACTTCACCCCTTCGTCCGTCAGGTTAGCAATCTCTTATTTATAACATATTGACACAATTTTGGTTTATTTACACCGTTTAATTGTTTCAAAAGTAGAAAAGGCACATGGTCATTATATATGCTATAATGTCGATAACAGCCTGCGGTCAACTCTTCAGCGTATAGTTTTATTCTACACCGTGAAGAATGTTAAACGCAGGATTTTGTTTCCGCGTTGTAGGTACTTGGAAGGGCTTGTCCCAATGGATATATGTTTTTTACCAGGGGAAAAGTTGAAGTTGGACAACACTATAGATGCCTCTCTGAAACTTTGGTAGGCATTCTTAATCAAATGTGTGTATGATGATATAATTCTTGCTTGTATTGCAAAGTGTTAACAATGTTATGACTCTCCCAGACTCTTCCAATGTTATACATCTTCCTTAAAGAAACAAGAAATGATGTTGTTGACACAAtggggggactggctgtttgtCAATGTTACGTTTCTTGTCCATATATTTAAATAAGATAATCCAACATACAAAATGGAATCACATTATTAAGCTGATAGGAAATTGAATCACTGACACTGAAAAAATCTATGTATCTGCCGTAGATGAAAGCACTCTGCTAACCctatttaaaaaacaatgtaGGCCTAATTTAGGCAGCTAATAATAAAATGAGCCTAAGAGGCTGGTCAGATAGAGAAGATTCTGGGGGCCAGGGCCGATTAAACATATTCAGTGAGATCTGTAGGCCTAATAGTTCTACAGTGGGCCATTATTTGACCCCCCCAAACAATGATAACCTATACACTCTAAAAAATGCTGGGTCATTTTTTCCACCCATACGCTGGGTTGAGCCTGTTGGGTCATTTGGTTGGGTTATTTCCATGGTGCTGGGTAGTTTTTAGGCAGCCCAGCCGCTGGGTTAGTGGCTGAGTCATTCTCGGCGACAGTTGAAACAATGCAGAttgtcttcttcctctctttcacccctACGTCACCTGGTACCTTACCCAGCGGCTGCCTCACTTTAACCCAGCTGCTGGTTTATCTGCAGCATAAACTTAACTTTGTCAACGGTCTTCTCAACGGCTCTTAAGTTTTGTACAGTCAGCAGGGTCCATGCACAACGGCAGGGACATATTTTGCTCATTTACTAAAGGGTTATGTTATATCTGTTGTAGCCTACCTACCAAGACTAGGGACAGCAAAAATACTAAGTTAGAGGCACCAACATATCGAACGGGTTCAGCCTGCGCCAATATAGAAATAGTGCATCATATTACCAATGAGCTAAAATGATTATTGTAACGATAACGTTTGTGTTACTAAACCTACACCCATTTttgtaaacaaaaaatgtgCCACTGCTTATGCATTATTTTCCTTCACAGGATGGTTTCCTCTGCAACATCAACCTTTTGGATGGCGACACCCCTTGCGATAACTTGTTCCTCTTGTCTGCAGGTACAGAACGGACGTCCAGACATGTACGGAATGGGGAGCGCCTATCATCTGGGAGGGCATGTTTGAACCTGATGACTATGACCGGGAGCATAAGAAAAACCACTCCTCTGTGGCTCTGACTGTCTTTGCTGTGGGAAGGTTGGTTAACATGACTCTGGAGTTATGATGTCAAGTCTAAATGTCTCTATCTTTTTTGTTGGAGCCTTAGAAGACTACCTGTAATGGTTTTAGCTTTTCAGGGGTGTGAGTGTATAACaaccttttgtttttttggCATGTCTACACATTGAGAAGCAGTGGTGCAGTTCTTAACATATTGATTTATTGTTTAGTTCGGAGGTTGGGAAGACTCTGTTTTGTTAGCAGTGAGAAGGTtcgttttcatgtatttcaactTGCATAGTTAAGATAGTCTGTGTGTTTATCAGTTGATCTTCTCTAGAGTAccagcagagaatgtctaatatggggagaactgccactctcgggaacttccgggttctgaactggttgcagttccactctagttccatatgagggcgcaaatgggcgagtgcagaatgaatggaggtctatggagctatacccctcaaaatccacttctcACAATATAATCTTTTGTCTAGTAATTAGAATGTTGAAttcaaaaggggaggcaaatAAAATACAgactgctgggtgttagatttttttaaagtcgcttttttgtcttaaaaatccttttaaaatgtaaatgacgtCATACACCATACGTGTGACCAGAGATACTGCTTCACGTCAAGttctggtcacttccttttttctctcgaggcatcgacaacacagctgacaggttaggctctttctgtcaatacacatgctagaaagagttttggtttgctaatgttgttgctaatgctctgacgttctggttctgcttcggatgccatcaagtggAATTTCTGGTCGtaatcagtccttcactaaccaatcagcattcattagcattagcattcatTAGCATGTTATGGGCAaaaacgactcaccctgtaagaaatcgaaaggacataagtactcgttcattcaactttcgtccatattgaacatgcaaaaactacaatcaaatctgagatttctcaacgacaatcaggcaagagacaaatttagccgtttagctccacagactcccattcattttgcactcgctcgcgatcacccccagtggaactctggtggaactctggtggaactgcaaccaaattcggtacaatggggcttaatagggagtcgAAAGGCTCTCCAGAGACGGGCTCTGGTACCAGCATTTTACAGTTCAACTTTCAATGTAGGATGGAATAATGCAGCACACCGTAATAAAGTAGCTCAATCTAATTGGTTCCCCTCCCAGGTATCTAGACGTGTATCTGGAGACCTTCCTCCTTTCTGCTGAGCTTCATTTTATGGTGGCTCTTCCTGTGACGTACTATGTGTTCACGGACGCTCCTGCCAAAGTGCCCAACCTCCAGTTGGCTGAGGGGCGGAGGTTAAAGGTCATAAAGGTTCAGAAGCATTCTCGCTGGCAGGACGTCTCCATGATACGCATGAAGGCTGTCGCCAACGCCATCAACGACATCCGCCACACGAGCAGCTACGTCTTCTGCTTCGACGTGGACCAGCTGTTTGTCGGGAGGTTTGGCTCCGAGGCGCTGGGGGAGTCTGTGGCTCTGCTCCACGCCTACTACTATCATCGCCCCCGCCGTCTGTTCTCCTACGACCACAACCCCAGCTCCACGGCCTACATGAAGGCCGGGGCGGGCGACTTCTACTACCACGCCGCCGTGTTTGGGGGCACCTGGCAGAGCGTCTTGGCGCTGACGGAAAGCTGTTACCAAGCCATCCTGGAGGACAAGAGCCGAGGGGTGGAGGCACTGTGGCACGACGAGAGCCACCTGAACAAGTACCTGTGGCTCCACAAGCCCAGCAGGGTGCTGTCGCCAGAGTACTGCTGGGCCCCGGAAATCGGACGCCGCGGCGACATCCGGGTCAAGCGGCTGCTCTGGGCTGAGAAGCAGTACGACAGGCTGAGGGACGCCCCCTAGGGGTTCAGGTGATCCTGTGGGCTGCTTTGACGTAacatggggaggggggattcaAGGACTACTGGGATGTATCacactattgtgtgtgtgtgtgtgtgtgtgtgtaaaatgtcTCTTCATATCGCATTGCGCGTGCACTTGGCCAACTTGAAGTGAGTCTGCTGTTTTTCATGTTAAGGCTTGCTTCCTGTAGGTATAATGTTTTTTTACAGCCGTGGCTTTTATGCTGCTACCAATAATACACATTGTCTTCAACTTTGCAATGCTGGCCCCTCAGGTGGATACTTTGAATCTGTCAGGACTATAAGGAAGCGAAACCTATGATAAAAATATGTAAAACTAAGGAATTTAAGAAATACTATTTAAAACCATGTATTTAATAGAAGCTGTTTGAGAAAATAATCTCTACAAACCTGTTTAATCTTGGAATTCAATGTCAGATAATTTAATAATCTTCTTTCCTAATAAAATTTGAAGCAAAAACTCCATTTGATATATCATCAATTGTGTTTATAAAGATTCTTAACATATAATTCACAGACCAAAAACACGTAAAACAAAGCTTAATAGTGCTGTCATTATTGTCTTCTTTACACTTCGTTGGTGGCTGCTTCTGTTTTGTCAGTTCATCAGTGGTTGTGTTTGTCT is part of the Hypomesus transpacificus isolate Combined female chromosome 9, fHypTra1, whole genome shotgun sequence genome and encodes:
- the LOC124471597 gene encoding alpha-1,3-galactosyltransferase 2-like isoform X2, producing the protein MRHIYKSVLKFIIVAPVLLFLAYFTPSSVRYLEGLVPMDICFLPGEKLKLDNTIDASLKLWYRTDVQTCTEWGAPIIWEGMFEPDDYDREHKKNHSSVALTVFAVGRYLDVYLETFLLSAELHFMVALPVTYYVFTDAPAKVPNLQLAEGRRLKVIKVQKHSRWQDVSMIRMKAVANAINDIRHTSSYVFCFDVDQLFVGRFGSEALGESVALLHAYYYHRPRRLFSYDHNPSSTAYMKAGAGDFYYHAAVFGGTWQSVLALTESCYQAILEDKSRGVEALWHDESHLNKYLWLHKPSRVLSPEYCWAPEIGRRGDIRVKRLLWAEKQYDRLRDAP
- the LOC124471597 gene encoding alpha-1,3-galactosyltransferase 2-like isoform X1, with translation MSRHIYKSVLKFIIVAPVLLFLAYFTPSSVRYLEGLVPMDICFLPGEKLKLDNTIDASLKLWYRTDVQTCTEWGAPIIWEGMFEPDDYDREHKKNHSSVALTVFAVGRYLDVYLETFLLSAELHFMVALPVTYYVFTDAPAKVPNLQLAEGRRLKVIKVQKHSRWQDVSMIRMKAVANAINDIRHTSSYVFCFDVDQLFVGRFGSEALGESVALLHAYYYHRPRRLFSYDHNPSSTAYMKAGAGDFYYHAAVFGGTWQSVLALTESCYQAILEDKSRGVEALWHDESHLNKYLWLHKPSRVLSPEYCWAPEIGRRGDIRVKRLLWAEKQYDRLRDAP
- the LOC124471597 gene encoding alpha-1,3-galactosyltransferase 2-like isoform X3, producing MRYRTDVQTCTEWGAPIIWEGMFEPDDYDREHKKNHSSVALTVFAVGRYLDVYLETFLLSAELHFMVALPVTYYVFTDAPAKVPNLQLAEGRRLKVIKVQKHSRWQDVSMIRMKAVANAINDIRHTSSYVFCFDVDQLFVGRFGSEALGESVALLHAYYYHRPRRLFSYDHNPSSTAYMKAGAGDFYYHAAVFGGTWQSVLALTESCYQAILEDKSRGVEALWHDESHLNKYLWLHKPSRVLSPEYCWAPEIGRRGDIRVKRLLWAEKQYDRLRDAP